The following proteins come from a genomic window of Ornithinimicrobium cryptoxanthini:
- a CDS encoding HD-GYP domain-containing protein, with translation MRKRTRPTRGQVVFYAGALLLTLAVVHAAFHLTEVSPEGWGLTVVYAVTIVVGELWRVSVLGTRDFPPIALAASLALPMTTILPGGLAVGYSAGFVVVVVALSTYLGQWARRALGEGEPALSQGGSRVIVVSVAAVIYREVPLQGRPLTDWVEDWHDVKWLTALTMISVALLAMGLKILLLAMRHSSSTHALLWQSLVDEVRAVGPLALATASTAAVIALAVSALGPVAIPLFLAPLLLLQLAVSRQSDVREAQRQTIRSLSRLTDQGGFTPPGHGARVADLSLAMGRDLGLAERDLVDLEYSALLHDLGQVALRRPIPGGSTTATAPLDQRRIAQTGASILARTAELSRLSQVVAGQATPFRHGREGAELVLPSRILRVSNAFDDLGGPTGRGPVARRALERIRLNLGYDYDPLVVRSLCRVLVREGRITAHDVADLDL, from the coding sequence ATGCGGAAGCGCACCCGGCCGACCCGCGGGCAGGTCGTCTTCTATGCCGGAGCCCTTCTCCTGACGCTCGCGGTCGTCCATGCCGCCTTCCACCTCACCGAGGTGTCGCCGGAGGGCTGGGGTCTGACCGTGGTCTATGCGGTGACGATCGTCGTGGGGGAGCTCTGGCGGGTCAGCGTGCTCGGGACGCGTGACTTCCCCCCGATCGCGCTGGCCGCCAGCCTGGCCCTGCCCATGACCACGATCCTGCCCGGTGGCCTCGCGGTGGGCTACTCCGCCGGGTTCGTGGTCGTCGTGGTCGCGCTCTCCACCTACCTCGGCCAGTGGGCGCGCCGTGCCCTGGGCGAGGGTGAGCCCGCCCTCTCCCAGGGGGGCTCGCGCGTCATCGTGGTGTCCGTGGCCGCGGTGATCTATCGCGAGGTGCCTCTCCAGGGCAGACCCCTCACGGACTGGGTCGAGGACTGGCACGACGTGAAGTGGCTGACCGCCCTGACGATGATCTCGGTCGCGCTGCTGGCGATGGGCCTGAAGATCCTGCTGCTGGCGATGCGTCACTCGTCGAGCACGCACGCCCTGCTGTGGCAGTCCCTGGTCGATGAGGTGCGGGCGGTGGGTCCGCTCGCCCTGGCTACGGCCTCGACAGCGGCCGTCATCGCTCTGGCGGTCAGCGCGCTCGGGCCGGTCGCCATCCCGCTGTTTCTGGCCCCCCTGCTCCTGCTGCAGCTGGCCGTCAGCCGGCAGTCGGACGTGCGTGAGGCCCAGCGGCAGACCATCCGGTCGTTGTCGCGCCTGACCGACCAGGGTGGTTTCACCCCTCCTGGTCACGGGGCGCGCGTGGCTGACCTCTCGCTGGCCATGGGGCGGGACCTGGGGCTGGCCGAGCGCGACCTGGTCGACCTCGAATACTCCGCCCTCCTGCACGACCTCGGCCAGGTAGCCCTGCGCCGTCCCATCCCGGGCGGGTCGACGACCGCCACCGCGCCGCTGGACCAACGGCGGATCGCCCAGACCGGGGCCTCGATCCTGGCCCGCACCGCCGAGCTCAGCCGACTCTCCCAGGTGGTCGCCGGTCAGGCCACCCCGTTCAGGCACGGCCGGGAGGGCGCCGAGCTGGTGCTGCCGTCCCGCATCCTGCGGGTCAGCAACGCCTTCGACGACCTGGGCGGGCCCACCGGACGCGGGCCCGTCGCGCGCCGGGCACTGGAGCGGATCAGGCTCAACCTCGGCTATGACTACGACCCGCTCGTCGTCCGGTCGCTGTGCCGGGTGCTGGTGCGCGAGGGGCGGATCACCGCCCACGACGTCGCCGACCTCGACCTCTGA
- the tsaB gene encoding tRNA (adenosine(37)-N6)-threonylcarbamoyltransferase complex dimerization subunit type 1 TsaB → MLLALDTATGSIGAAVLADGAVLAEVTHQDSRRHGELLAPAIEEALAGAGASVRDLTGIVVGVGPGPFTGLRVGIVTGLVMARVRGIPVHGVCSLDALAEQAVEEQVVDATFLVATDARRKEVYWAVYAVQHGRPVRTDGPGVAHAADLPDSVRCLPAVGRGPLLYDSLRHAGGPVDASPGYLGRVAHRALSGGTDQTGADGILLPPEPLYLRHPDAAVPGPAKLVP, encoded by the coding sequence GTGCTGCTCGCCCTAGACACTGCCACGGGATCCATCGGTGCGGCCGTCCTCGCGGACGGGGCCGTCCTGGCCGAGGTGACCCACCAGGACTCCCGCCGGCACGGGGAGCTCCTGGCGCCTGCCATCGAGGAGGCCCTCGCCGGCGCAGGCGCGAGCGTGCGCGACCTCACCGGCATCGTGGTGGGCGTGGGACCTGGGCCATTCACCGGGCTGCGCGTCGGCATCGTCACGGGGCTGGTCATGGCTCGGGTGCGCGGCATCCCGGTGCACGGGGTCTGCTCCCTGGACGCGTTGGCCGAGCAGGCCGTCGAGGAGCAGGTCGTCGACGCGACGTTCCTGGTCGCGACCGACGCGCGTCGCAAGGAGGTCTACTGGGCGGTGTATGCCGTCCAGCACGGACGGCCGGTGCGCACGGACGGACCTGGGGTGGCGCACGCCGCAGACCTGCCGGACTCTGTCCGGTGCCTGCCTGCGGTAGGGCGCGGGCCCCTGCTCTATGACAGCCTGCGCCACGCAGGGGGACCGGTCGATGCCAGCCCGGGCTATCTCGGTCGCGTGGCCCACCGGGCACTCAGCGGTGGCACCGATCAGACCGGGGCGGACGGCATACTCCTGCCTCCCGAGCCG